The stretch of DNA GGTGCTGGCCGATAAAAATGCCAACAACCGGGTGGAATTTTTGGTCTCCGAAGGCAAGCTGCAACTGGCCGCCGAGGGCGACTACGGCCGGGCGCAGGACACCCTCGAGGTAGACCAGTCCGGCAACGATGCGGCGATGAGCCTGGGCTTCAACGCCAAGTTCGTGACCGACGCGCTGGGTCCTATCGACGGGGATGTGCTGATCCAGCTTTCAGGACCGACCACGCCGGCCATGTTCAAGTCGCTGGACGACTCGGGTTACCTGGCCGTGGTGGTGCCGCTGCGCGTGTGAGGACTTTTGGGGGTGCTCTTCATCGAGTACCCCCGGCTTGACGCACTTTGGAGTGCATCCGGGTTAAAGTTCGGATCAGATCTGACCTGACCCCGCCGGGGAAGGGTTATAGTGTCGGAAGTACACCTCCCTGGCGGAGGACATTCGGAGGAAACATGACCACCATCGAGAAGATCATCGCGCGCGAGGTGCTCGACTCGCGCGGCAACCCCACGGTCGAAGCGGAGGTCCACCTCGAGTCCGGTGCCCGTGGACGCGCCATCGTACCCAGCGGCGCCTCGACCGGCAGCCACGAAGCCAACGAACTGCGCGACGGCGGCGCACGCTACCTCGGCAAGGGTGTGGAAAAGGCTGTGGAAAACGTCCGCACCGTCATTGCCCCGGCATTGATCGGCATGGACGCCACCCGTCAGATCGAGGTGGACCGCCGCATGCTCGACCTCGACGGCACCCCGAACAAGAGCAAGCTGGGCGGCAACGCCATTTTGGCCGTCTCGATGGCCACCGCGCGCGCCGCGGCCGACGCGCTGGGCCTGCCGCTGTACCGCTACCTGGGCGGCAACAACGCCAAGACCCTGCCCGTACCGATGATGAACGTCATCAACGGCGGCGCACACGCCGATAACCGCGTGGACTTCCAGGAGTTCATGGTGATGCCGGTGGGGGCTCCCTCGTTCCGCGAGGCGCTGCGCTACGGCACCGAGACCTTCCACCAGCTCAAGAAGGTGCTCAAGAAGCGCGGCTACAACACCAACGTCGGCGACGAGGGCGGCTTTGCCCCTGACCTGAAGAGCAACGAGGAAGCCCTCGAGGTGCTGCTCGAGGCGATCACCGGGGCCGGCTACGAGCCCGGCAAGGACATCGCCATCGCCCTGGACCCGGCCACCAGCGAGCTCTACAAGGACGGCAAGTACCACCTCGAGGGCGAAGGCCGCGTGCTCTCCTCGGAGGAGATGGTGGACTTCTGGGCGAATTGGGTCGATCGCTACCCGATCATCTCGATCGAAGACGGCCTGTTCGAGGACGACTGGGACGGCTGGAGGCTGCTGACCGAGCGCCTGGGAAGCCGCGTGCAGCTGGTCGGTGACGACCTGTTCGTGACCAACGTCGAGCGCCTGCGCCGCGGCATCAGCGAGAAAGTCGGCAACTCGATCCTGGTCAAGGTCAACCAGATCGGCAGCCTGACCGAGGCGATGGACGCCATCGAACTCGCCAAGCGCAGCGCCTACACCTCGGTGATCTCGCACCGCTCGGGCGAGTCCGAGGACAACTTCATCGCGGACCTTGCGGTTGCCACCAACGCCGGTCAGATCAAGACCGGTTCGGCCTCGCGCTCGGACCGCATCGCCAAGTACAACCAGCTGCTGCGCATCGAAGAGGAGCTGGGTTCGGAAGGGGTGTTCCTCGGCCGTGACGCCTTCTAAGATCCGCCGCGCCACCAAGATCGTCGCCACGGTTGGCCCGGCCTCGCGCAACGAGGAAACGCTGTCCAAGATGATGGACGCGGGCCTCAACGTCGTGCGCATGAACTTCTCGCACGGCTCCAAGGACGACCACCGCGAGACCTTCAACATGGTCCGCAGCCTGGCGGCCCGCAAGGGCATCACCGTGGGCATCTTGCAGGATCTGCAGGGGCCCAAGATCCGGGTCGGACGCTTTAAGGAAGGCCCGGTGACCCTCATCGCCGGCAAGCGCTTCACCATCACCGCCGAGGACGTCGAGGGAAGTGCCGAAATCGTCTCGACCACCTACAAGGCGCTGCCCGGTGACGTGCGCCCCGGCATGCAGCTGCTGCTCGACGACGGCAACATTCAGCTGCGCGTCGAATCGGTGGACAAGAACGCGGTGCACACCGTGGTCGAGATCGGCGGCGTGCTCTCGAACAACAAGGGCATCAACGTGCCCGCAGCCGACCTGTCCACCCCGGCCCTCTCGGAAAAGGACCTCGAGGACCTCGCTTTCGGAGCCGAACTCGGGGTGGACTGGGTGGCGCTGTCGTTCGTGCGCTCGCGCGACGACATGCTGCTGGCCCGCCACTACCTGAACCGTCACGGCTCCAAGGCCAAGCTGATGGCCAAGATCGAGAAGCCCAGCGCGGTCGAACGCTTCGCCGAGATCCTCGAGGAGTCCGACGGCATCATGGTCGCGCGCGGTGACCTGGGCGTGGAGATGGCGCCGGAGCAGGTCCCGGTGATCCAGAAGCGCCTGATCCGCGCCTGCCGCGAGGCGGGCAAACCGGTCATCACCGCCACGCAGATGCTCGAGAGCATGATCAACCTGCCGCGCCCCACCCGTGCGGAGGCCAGCGACGTTGCCAACGCGATCTTTGACGGGACCGACGCGGTGATGCTCTCGGCCGAGTCGGCTGCGGGCCTGTATCCGGTAGAGGCCGTCGCCATGATGGACCGCATCGCCCGGGTGACCGAGAGCAGCCCGCAGTACCGCTCGATGCTCGAGGCCACCCCCGGCGACCGCGCGGCCACCCAGGACTCGATCGCGCACTCGGCCTGCGAGATCGCAGACTTCCTGAACGCCGAGGCCGTGGTGTGCTTTACTGCGACCGGCTCGACCGCCATGCGCGTTTCGCGCCGCCGTCCGCGCACCCCGGTCGTGGCCCTCACCCCCAACGAGTACGTCAAGAACCAGCTGGCGCTCAGCTGGGGCGTGATTCCGATGATCGCCCCTGACCCCTCTAACACCGACGACATGGTGATCATCGCCAACGCGGAACTCAAAGAGGCGGGGGTCGGTCAGGCGGGCGACCGCTACGTGATCACCGCTGGCGTGCCCTTCGGCGTGCACGGCACCACCAACATGATCCGCGTCGAGCGCCTGCGCTGAACCGGACGTTGTAAAAAGCCCCCCGCACCGTGCGGGGGGCTTTTGTGTGCGGCCTCGAGGTCAGGCCCGGCTCAGCCGCGCGAACTTGTCCTTGCCCTTTTGCAGCACCACCGGCTCCTCGAGGGTCAGGGTCAGCTGCGGGTCCTCGACGGTCTCGCCGCCGAGCTTGAGGCCCCGGTTCTGGATCAGGCGCCGGGCCTCGCCGTTCGAGGCGGCCAGGCCGCCCAGCACCGCCAGGCGTGCGACGCTCACGCGCCCTTCGGCGTTGAATTCGGCGGCCTCCACGCGGAACTGCGCGATGTCGTCGGGAATGACGCCCTGGGCCACCGCGCGGAAACGCGCCTCGGCCGCCCCCAGGTCCGCGTCCGGGTGCAGCCAGCCCAGGATTTCGGCGGCCAGCAGGCGGTGAGCCTCGACCGGGTGCCCGGCCAGGATCTCGGCGATGCGCGCCTCGTCCAGGTCGGTGAGCAGGGTGAAGTAGTTCTCCAACAGGGTGTCGGGGACTTTCATCAGCTTGGCGTACATCAGCTCGGGCGCGTCGGTCAGGCCGATGTAGTTGTCCAAGCTCTTGGACATTTTCTCCACGCCGTCTAGGCCCACCAGCAGCGGGGTGGTCAGCACGACCTGCGGCTCGAGGCCGTACTCGCGCTGAATGTCACGGCCCACCAGCAGGTTGAAGAGCTGGTCGGTGCCGCCAAGCTCCACGTCCGCGCGGATCGCCACCGAGTCGTAGGCCTGGGCCAGCGGGTAGAGCAGTTCGTGCAGCGAGATCGGCACGCCGCCGCGCAGGCGCTTGGTGAAGTCGTCGCGCTCGATCATGCGCGCCACCGTGTACTTGGCGGCCAGCTTGATCACGCCCTCAAAGCCCATCGACTCGAGCCACTCGGAGTTGTAGCGCAGCTCGAACAGCTCGGGGTCGTTGTTGAGGATGAGCCGGGCCTGCTCGATGTAACTCTGGGCGTTGGCGCGGGTCTGCTCGAGGGTCAGCGGGGGGCGGGTCTTGCTTTTGCCGCTGGGGTCGCCGATCATCGCGGTGAAGTCACCGATGATCAAGATCACCTTGTGCCCGAGGTCCTGGAACTGGCGCATCTTGCGCAGCACGACCGCGTGGCCCAGGTGCAGGTCCGGTCGGGTGGGGTCGGCCCCCAGCTTGACGGTGAGGCGGCGTCCGCTCTCCAGCTTGGCCTGCAGGTCTTCCGGACTGATCAGGTCAACGGCGCCGCGCTTGAGGATCTCGAGGGGAGTCATGGGGTCTCCTAAAAGGGAAAGGCCGTACCGAAACGCTTCGGCACGCTGAGGGGTGTTGGGAATG from Deinobacterium chartae encodes:
- the eno gene encoding phosphopyruvate hydratase, whose protein sequence is MTTIEKIIAREVLDSRGNPTVEAEVHLESGARGRAIVPSGASTGSHEANELRDGGARYLGKGVEKAVENVRTVIAPALIGMDATRQIEVDRRMLDLDGTPNKSKLGGNAILAVSMATARAAADALGLPLYRYLGGNNAKTLPVPMMNVINGGAHADNRVDFQEFMVMPVGAPSFREALRYGTETFHQLKKVLKKRGYNTNVGDEGGFAPDLKSNEEALEVLLEAITGAGYEPGKDIAIALDPATSELYKDGKYHLEGEGRVLSSEEMVDFWANWVDRYPIISIEDGLFEDDWDGWRLLTERLGSRVQLVGDDLFVTNVERLRRGISEKVGNSILVKVNQIGSLTEAMDAIELAKRSAYTSVISHRSGESEDNFIADLAVATNAGQIKTGSASRSDRIAKYNQLLRIEEELGSEGVFLGRDAF
- the pyk gene encoding pyruvate kinase codes for the protein MTPSKIRRATKIVATVGPASRNEETLSKMMDAGLNVVRMNFSHGSKDDHRETFNMVRSLAARKGITVGILQDLQGPKIRVGRFKEGPVTLIAGKRFTITAEDVEGSAEIVSTTYKALPGDVRPGMQLLLDDGNIQLRVESVDKNAVHTVVEIGGVLSNNKGINVPAADLSTPALSEKDLEDLAFGAELGVDWVALSFVRSRDDMLLARHYLNRHGSKAKLMAKIEKPSAVERFAEILEESDGIMVARGDLGVEMAPEQVPVIQKRLIRACREAGKPVITATQMLESMINLPRPTRAEASDVANAIFDGTDAVMLSAESAAGLYPVEAVAMMDRIARVTESSPQYRSMLEATPGDRAATQDSIAHSACEIADFLNAEAVVCFTATGSTAMRVSRRRPRTPVVALTPNEYVKNQLALSWGVIPMIAPDPSNTDDMVIIANAELKEAGVGQAGDRYVITAGVPFGVHGTTNMIRVERLR
- the tyrS gene encoding tyrosine--tRNA ligase, producing the protein MTPLEILKRGAVDLISPEDLQAKLESGRRLTVKLGADPTRPDLHLGHAVVLRKMRQFQDLGHKVILIIGDFTAMIGDPSGKSKTRPPLTLEQTRANAQSYIEQARLILNNDPELFELRYNSEWLESMGFEGVIKLAAKYTVARMIERDDFTKRLRGGVPISLHELLYPLAQAYDSVAIRADVELGGTDQLFNLLVGRDIQREYGLEPQVVLTTPLLVGLDGVEKMSKSLDNYIGLTDAPELMYAKLMKVPDTLLENYFTLLTDLDEARIAEILAGHPVEAHRLLAAEILGWLHPDADLGAAEARFRAVAQGVIPDDIAQFRVEAAEFNAEGRVSVARLAVLGGLAASNGEARRLIQNRGLKLGGETVEDPQLTLTLEEPVVLQKGKDKFARLSRA